In Persicimonas caeni, a single window of DNA contains:
- a CDS encoding response regulator, with amino-acid sequence MKNVLIVDDEESFLKSLIDGLEAYSADLRVWTAFDGCEAIELLEDTPIDLVVTDLKMPQVNGFELLEHINREFPSLPVLVMTAFGSRKIARKLSELGVSQFLDKPVDFDHLVSRIFDQLDARSRGRIKGIALPTFLQLIEMEKKTCTLQVRSGDDIGLLYFLKGELINAEISGADGEEAASEIVTWQKPDIALDGVLRKQKRTIHTKLGPLLMEAYRLLDERGAGLEDEESEVEFDLGLDAASGASEPEVLSAQAANSDVDASASTASSRQLRMALEGLASLEGFVGAGVFSPSGEALALLVDEAEQARLVEVGGQADAVLGVAGAAASAAGSAGGPLIHIDGDDAHILMCTLDLDGDGRPSESAGAFAHAVLILADDSDLGRAKKTLSSVSVHVGSRVA; translated from the coding sequence ATGAAGAATGTTCTGATTGTTGATGACGAAGAATCGTTTCTCAAGAGCTTGATCGATGGCTTGGAAGCCTACTCGGCGGACTTGCGCGTGTGGACGGCCTTCGATGGCTGCGAGGCTATCGAACTGCTCGAAGACACCCCCATCGACCTGGTCGTGACCGACCTGAAGATGCCGCAGGTCAACGGCTTCGAGTTGCTCGAGCATATCAACCGCGAATTCCCCAGCCTGCCCGTGCTGGTCATGACTGCCTTCGGGTCGCGCAAGATTGCTCGCAAGTTGAGCGAGTTGGGTGTGAGCCAGTTTTTGGACAAGCCCGTCGACTTCGACCACCTGGTCAGCCGGATCTTCGACCAGCTCGACGCACGCTCTCGCGGGCGCATCAAGGGCATCGCGCTGCCCACGTTCCTGCAGCTCATCGAGATGGAGAAGAAGACCTGCACCCTGCAGGTACGCTCCGGTGACGACATCGGTCTGCTCTACTTTCTGAAGGGAGAGTTGATCAACGCCGAGATCAGCGGCGCCGACGGCGAAGAGGCAGCCTCGGAGATCGTGACCTGGCAGAAGCCCGATATCGCGCTCGACGGAGTCCTTCGCAAGCAAAAGCGCACTATCCACACGAAGCTCGGGCCGCTGCTCATGGAGGCGTACCGTCTGCTGGACGAGCGTGGTGCCGGCCTCGAGGACGAAGAGTCGGAGGTCGAGTTCGACCTGGGCCTCGACGCAGCTTCCGGGGCTTCGGAGCCGGAGGTGCTGTCGGCGCAGGCTGCCAACTCAGATGTGGACGCGTCTGCGTCGACTGCGTCGTCGAGGCAGTTGCGTATGGCTCTCGAAGGCTTGGCGTCCTTGGAGGGATTCGTCGGCGCCGGCGTCTTCTCGCCGAGTGGCGAGGCGCTCGCGTTGCTCGTGGACGAAGCCGAGCAGGCTCGCCTCGTCGAGGTGGGCGGGCAGGCCGATGCAGTGCTCGGTGTCGCCGGGGCGGCGGCGTCAGCCGCAGGCAGCGCAGGAGGGCCACTGATTCACATCGACGGTGATGATGCACACATTTTGATGTGTACCCTCGACCTCGATGGTGATGGTCGCCCCTCCGAATCGGCTGGAGCTTTTGCTCACGCCGTGCTCATCCTCGCCGATGATAGCGACTTGGGCAGGGCGAAGAAGACGCTGAGTTCGGTGAGCGTCCACGTCGGCTCTCGGGTGGCATAG
- a CDS encoding gamma-glutamylcyclotransferase family protein, which produces MTRLFVYGTLRPSESRWPAIEEFVARAEPAKLEGFRMHALPEGYPAIEPGQGEVIGTLLHLEPALVVAALAKADQIEGYIEGSPDSLYERVVVDVGGADAYTYVYHPNRRDHLHTRGRLIESGDWLNRG; this is translated from the coding sequence ATGACTCGTCTATTCGTCTATGGAACACTTCGCCCCTCCGAGAGCCGGTGGCCGGCCATCGAGGAGTTCGTGGCTCGTGCCGAGCCGGCCAAGCTCGAAGGCTTTCGGATGCATGCGCTACCCGAGGGGTACCCTGCCATCGAACCGGGGCAGGGCGAGGTCATCGGAACGCTGCTCCATCTGGAGCCGGCACTCGTCGTCGCCGCATTGGCGAAGGCCGACCAGATCGAAGGGTATATCGAGGGCTCTCCCGATTCGCTGTACGAACGCGTCGTGGTCGACGTGGGCGGCGCGGACGCCTACACCTACGTGTACCATCCGAACCGGCGCGACCATTTGCATACTCGTGGCCGACTCATCGAGAGCGGCGACTGGTTAAATCGAGGCTGA
- a CDS encoding pyridoxal phosphate-dependent decarboxylase family protein, with translation MSIEELHPWFLGAYAENHDVLEDLLTEFLADHVYWRRNFHPECRPPVPTSAQYRDDYIEFVAELKQELFQLSADLKRSVPWFSPRYVGHMSSDLLLPGLIARVMTTLYNPNNVSEDASPATLEKELEVGMQLAEMFGYPIDESAEPCAYGHLTSGGTVANYEGLRNLIALEMYPMALAQASREFDGELGPMGPLVKRLTEYSDWELVNLGVDDIIALRREALGSARELHGPAGFERFRKAIKAARFEALGAVDFFRTHSELKPPVVLVPSTAHYSWEKAMKVLGLGAQHLLEVGVDRNMRMDVAQLRTVLEQCLDQKVPVLALVGVLGNTEFGTVDPIGELMNVRDEFSERGLHAPVHIDAAWGGYLASVFRAEGGGLVGRDMLKKKFHYFPSQTVYEAFAALGRTDSITVDPHKLGYVPYPAGAYVARNRGMIEFLTQEAAYVFDIEEESHQRSLADKLRHLGQYILEGSKPGSAAASAYVTHRVLPLHHDGFGRILQQTIRSCEYFYDAMPEFKERVGDLVNLTIPFEPDSNLVCLAINPRANDSLARMNCFGRRLFEHMKIDPKQPIQQREFVASYTSLLAERVSDERAAELLGELGIDPASLTPNPSDAEGQADHVFLIRNTLMNPWLLHEQNGKNYIDLYLDYLERIIRQELEG, from the coding sequence ATGTCTATTGAAGAGCTGCACCCTTGGTTTCTGGGCGCTTACGCCGAGAACCACGACGTCCTCGAAGATCTGCTTACCGAATTTTTGGCTGACCATGTCTACTGGCGGCGAAATTTCCATCCGGAGTGCCGCCCGCCGGTTCCCACCTCGGCGCAGTATCGCGATGACTACATCGAGTTCGTTGCCGAGCTCAAACAAGAGCTGTTCCAGTTGAGCGCCGACCTGAAGCGCTCGGTGCCTTGGTTCAGCCCGCGCTACGTGGGGCACATGTCGTCGGACCTGTTGCTCCCGGGGCTTATCGCAAGGGTCATGACCACGCTCTACAACCCCAACAACGTCTCCGAAGACGCCTCGCCGGCCACCCTCGAAAAGGAACTCGAGGTCGGCATGCAGCTGGCCGAGATGTTTGGGTATCCCATCGATGAGAGTGCCGAACCCTGCGCCTACGGTCACCTCACGTCGGGCGGAACGGTCGCCAACTACGAGGGCCTGCGCAACCTGATCGCGCTGGAGATGTACCCGATGGCACTGGCCCAGGCCTCCCGTGAGTTCGACGGCGAGTTGGGGCCGATGGGCCCCCTGGTCAAGCGGCTGACCGAGTACAGCGACTGGGAACTCGTGAACCTCGGTGTCGACGACATCATCGCGCTGCGCCGCGAGGCGCTCGGCTCAGCCAGAGAGCTGCACGGCCCTGCCGGTTTCGAGCGGTTCCGCAAGGCCATCAAAGCGGCGCGCTTCGAGGCGCTCGGCGCGGTTGACTTTTTCCGCACGCACAGCGAATTGAAGCCGCCGGTGGTGCTGGTGCCGTCGACGGCGCACTACTCGTGGGAAAAGGCGATGAAGGTCTTGGGCCTTGGTGCTCAGCACCTTCTCGAGGTCGGCGTCGACCGCAACATGCGCATGGACGTCGCCCAGCTTCGCACCGTCTTGGAGCAATGTCTGGACCAGAAGGTGCCCGTGCTCGCCCTGGTGGGCGTTCTGGGTAACACCGAGTTCGGCACCGTCGATCCCATCGGCGAACTGATGAACGTGCGCGACGAGTTCTCCGAGCGCGGCCTGCACGCCCCGGTTCATATCGACGCGGCGTGGGGCGGCTACCTCGCTTCGGTCTTTCGGGCCGAAGGGGGCGGACTGGTAGGGCGCGACATGCTCAAGAAGAAATTTCACTACTTCCCCAGCCAGACCGTCTACGAAGCCTTCGCCGCGCTGGGGCGCACCGATTCGATCACCGTCGACCCTCACAAGCTCGGCTACGTACCGTATCCCGCCGGCGCCTATGTCGCCAGAAACCGCGGCATGATCGAATTCCTCACCCAGGAGGCAGCCTACGTCTTCGATATCGAAGAGGAGAGCCACCAACGCTCGCTGGCCGACAAGCTCCGTCATCTGGGCCAGTACATTTTGGAGGGCTCCAAGCCCGGCTCGGCGGCCGCCTCGGCCTACGTGACGCATCGCGTCCTACCGCTGCACCACGACGGCTTCGGTCGCATCTTGCAGCAGACGATTCGCTCCTGCGAGTACTTCTACGACGCGATGCCCGAGTTCAAGGAGCGCGTGGGGGACTTGGTCAATCTGACCATCCCGTTCGAGCCCGACAGCAACTTGGTATGCTTGGCTATTAACCCGCGCGCCAACGACTCGCTGGCCCGGATGAACTGTTTTGGCCGACGTCTCTTCGAGCACATGAAGATTGATCCGAAGCAGCCCATCCAACAGCGCGAATTCGTTGCTTCGTACACCTCGCTGTTGGCGGAGCGCGTCAGTGATGAACGCGCCGCCGAGTTGCTCGGTGAGCTTGGCATCGACCCAGCTAGCCTGACGCCGAACCCGAGCGACGCCGAAGGGCAGGCCGACCACGTCTTTCTGATCCGCAACACGCTGATGAACCCGTGGCTATTGCACGAGCAGAACGGCAAAAACTACATCGACCTGTATTTGGATTATTTGGAGAGGATCATTCGCCAGGAGTTGGAAGGGTAG
- a CDS encoding sensor histidine kinase, translating into MDEAVMVIDDEARELVFINVAARDLAASAGIAATYEAVSTRVLPREGAETAGDSSRMCEIELDGRVFSCSIQNECGPYRVVLLRDETDRRRLEQLAASVNTTEHIDRVFAGIRHEIGNPINALKMTLTVLQRNLERFDREAIVEYVERSLTDVARVEYLLRSLRNFNMVEDPEPEQLDLADFLAQFLALAAGDFPSITHHVDADARVVRADPRALQQILINLLSNASDAIEDVDEPRIEIRAGRDGERVVLEVSDNGQGMDEETLQKLFEPFFTTKQKGTGLGMVIVQKMMARMGGEVGVQSHLGQGTTFTLQLPAV; encoded by the coding sequence ATGGATGAGGCCGTCATGGTGATCGATGACGAGGCGCGCGAGCTCGTCTTCATCAACGTGGCCGCCCGCGATTTGGCGGCCAGCGCAGGCATCGCGGCAACCTATGAAGCGGTGAGCACGAGGGTGCTGCCGCGGGAGGGCGCCGAGACGGCCGGTGACTCGTCGCGCATGTGTGAGATCGAACTCGACGGGCGCGTCTTCTCGTGCAGCATTCAAAACGAATGCGGCCCGTATCGGGTCGTGTTGCTGCGTGATGAGACCGACCGACGCCGCCTGGAGCAGCTGGCTGCGTCGGTCAACACCACCGAGCACATCGACCGGGTATTTGCCGGGATTCGCCACGAAATTGGCAATCCCATCAATGCCCTCAAGATGACCCTGACGGTGCTCCAGCGCAATCTCGAGCGCTTCGACCGCGAGGCGATCGTCGAGTACGTGGAGCGTTCGCTGACGGACGTGGCCCGCGTGGAGTACCTGCTGCGCTCCCTGCGTAATTTCAACATGGTCGAGGACCCCGAGCCCGAGCAGCTCGACTTGGCCGACTTCCTGGCTCAGTTCTTGGCGCTGGCGGCGGGCGACTTTCCTTCCATTACCCACCATGTAGACGCGGACGCTCGGGTGGTCCGAGCCGACCCCCGCGCCCTCCAGCAGATTCTCATCAACCTGTTGTCGAACGCCTCAGACGCCATCGAAGACGTCGACGAGCCCCGAATCGAGATTCGCGCGGGCCGCGACGGTGAGCGAGTTGTCCTCGAAGTGAGTGACAACGGACAAGGCATGGATGAGGAGACCCTCCAGAAGCTGTTCGAGCCCTTCTTTACGACCAAGCAGAAGGGCACCGGTCTGGGCATGGTCATCGTTCAGAAGATGATGGCGCGCATGGGCGGAGAGGTCGGCGTGCAGAGCCATCTCGGCCAGGGAACGACGTTCACGCTGCAACTGCCAGCAGTCTGA
- a CDS encoding SDR family NAD(P)-dependent oxidoreductase has translation MSKSMQTQNRRALVTGASSGIGRELCRHFAADGIDLVVVARRQERLEELAEALQAEYDIDVRVEPCDLADAEARTALFERLDADDVNVDYLVNNAGFGSNGPFHELDRVRELDQVEVNVVALTDLTHRFLPGMLARGFGRILNIASTAAFQPGPYMSVYYATKAYVLSFTEGIAHELEGTGVTATAHCPGATSTEFAEEASNDDTLLFKSGVATVESVAEHAYLSMQRGKTVAIPGLKNKFGATMVRFSPRKLVRSIAARLNR, from the coding sequence ATGTCTAAATCGATGCAGACGCAGAACCGACGCGCCCTGGTGACCGGCGCCTCCAGCGGCATCGGCCGCGAGTTGTGCCGGCATTTCGCGGCCGATGGAATCGACCTGGTGGTCGTCGCCCGGCGCCAAGAGCGCCTCGAGGAACTCGCCGAAGCCTTGCAGGCCGAGTACGACATCGACGTGCGCGTCGAGCCGTGCGACCTGGCCGATGCCGAGGCGCGCACCGCCCTCTTCGAGCGGCTCGACGCCGACGACGTGAACGTCGACTACCTGGTCAACAACGCCGGCTTCGGCAGCAACGGTCCGTTCCACGAACTCGACCGCGTTCGCGAACTCGACCAGGTCGAGGTGAACGTCGTCGCGCTGACCGACCTGACGCACAGGTTCCTTCCGGGCATGCTCGCGCGCGGCTTCGGCCGCATCCTCAACATCGCGTCGACCGCCGCCTTCCAACCCGGGCCCTACATGTCGGTCTACTATGCGACCAAGGCGTACGTGCTCTCCTTTACCGAGGGCATCGCCCACGAGCTCGAAGGCACCGGCGTGACCGCTACCGCCCATTGCCCCGGGGCGACGAGCACCGAATTTGCCGAGGAGGCATCTAACGACGACACCTTGCTGTTCAAGTCGGGCGTCGCCACCGTCGAGTCGGTCGCCGAGCACGCCTACCTGTCCATGCAGCGAGGCAAGACAGTGGCCATCCCCGGCCTCAAGAACAAGTTTGG
- a CDS encoding CIA30 family protein, translating into MNHVDFDAARSVEEWKTVDDPVMGGRSHSHVHWVDAPVDYGEAERGFLRFEGIVSLANNGGFCSARLVDDDRGVTDFDDLDAFRLLVRGDGHRYKFTVRTDDTPPKSSWRHPFEPPSGPWTELVLPFTDFELWRRGTHLSAGARLDPTRIRSVGVLISDKQDGPFRIDLARVRLHRSASI; encoded by the coding sequence ATGAATCATGTCGACTTCGACGCCGCCCGCTCCGTCGAGGAATGGAAAACCGTAGATGACCCCGTCATGGGAGGTCGCTCCCACAGCCACGTCCACTGGGTCGACGCCCCCGTCGACTACGGTGAGGCCGAACGGGGCTTTCTTCGCTTCGAGGGAATCGTATCCCTGGCGAATAACGGAGGATTCTGCTCCGCCCGCCTCGTCGACGACGACCGCGGCGTCACCGACTTCGATGACCTCGACGCCTTTCGACTGCTCGTTCGCGGTGACGGACACCGCTACAAATTCACCGTGCGCACCGACGACACACCACCGAAATCGAGTTGGCGCCACCCATTCGAGCCGCCATCAGGCCCTTGGACCGAACTCGTACTCCCCTTCACTGATTTCGAACTGTGGCGACGCGGCACGCACTTGTCCGCCGGGGCCCGCCTCGACCCGACACGCATCCGATCCGTCGGAGTACTCATCTCCGACAAGCAAGACGGCCCCTTTCGTATCGACCTAGCACGCGTGCGCCTACACCGGTCAGCCTCGATTTAA
- a CDS encoding histone deacetylase family protein: MYRDMLQLYYSDLYTGAISEEARFPKSRYRKVREELDRRGLTGTDIAVEEARQARLDEVHLVHEPEYVRRFMENELDDKMVRKIGFRPWTEQFVDRTFSIAGGTLQAFEAVMGGAQFAGNLAGGTHHAYADRGEGFCVFNDLAICAVRALEEFGYERVAIVDCDVHQGNGTAVIFADEPRVLTYSIHCAGNYPFDKEESDVDVAVPVGSGDEAYLELLDRSLSRALYGFRPQLVLYQAGVDALEEDRWGRLALTRAGLRRRNGLVFDLAEAWACPVLITMGGGYSRPIEASVAAHADVFEEASRRLKSR, encoded by the coding sequence ATGTATCGAGACATGCTCCAGCTCTACTACAGCGACCTTTATACGGGTGCGATCTCCGAGGAGGCGCGCTTTCCGAAGTCGCGCTATCGCAAGGTGCGTGAAGAGCTCGACCGGCGCGGACTGACGGGGACTGATATAGCAGTTGAGGAGGCGCGACAGGCTCGTCTCGATGAGGTGCATTTGGTCCACGAACCCGAGTATGTGCGCCGCTTTATGGAGAACGAGCTCGACGACAAGATGGTGCGCAAGATCGGCTTTCGGCCGTGGACCGAACAGTTCGTCGACCGCACGTTCAGTATTGCGGGCGGTACCCTTCAAGCCTTCGAGGCGGTCATGGGCGGCGCGCAGTTCGCGGGCAACCTCGCCGGAGGTACCCACCACGCCTACGCTGACCGTGGCGAGGGGTTCTGCGTGTTCAACGACCTGGCGATCTGCGCGGTACGCGCCCTCGAGGAGTTCGGCTACGAGCGTGTGGCAATCGTCGACTGCGACGTTCACCAGGGAAACGGCACGGCCGTCATCTTCGCCGACGAGCCGCGCGTGCTCACCTACTCGATTCACTGCGCCGGCAACTATCCGTTCGACAAAGAGGAGAGCGACGTGGACGTGGCGGTGCCGGTGGGCTCGGGCGACGAGGCGTATCTGGAGTTGCTCGACCGAAGTTTGTCGCGCGCTCTGTACGGCTTTCGACCGCAGCTGGTCTTGTATCAGGCGGGCGTCGACGCACTCGAAGAAGACCGGTGGGGGCGGCTCGCGCTGACGCGCGCCGGCCTGCGGCGGCGCAACGGCCTCGTATTCGACCTGGCCGAGGCGTGGGCCTGCCCGGTGCTGATCACGATGGGCGGCGGCTACTCGCGGCCCATCGAGGCCTCGGTGGCCGCTCACGCCGACGTGTTCGAGGAGGCGTCGCGGCGCCTGAAGTCGCGGTGA
- a CDS encoding LON peptidase substrate-binding domain-containing protein, producing MSQRTRHARREGRHRLLVTEGVLFPSTRLQFHFIDPQRRALVRQAMLEEGRLLLRPKDESFESDIATLAEIVDYLEFSPQRTAVTLGGIERVRLVGVEPREGHAMATWRRVDELVSDCIACNSLVADILGTLDHLSKQGVELAGEVASMAAEARDPSAVADIVGSVTFERGRDQLEHLAQINVYQRLVAVHSRLVTIVNA from the coding sequence ATGAGTCAGAGAACACGACACGCTCGAAGAGAGGGGCGGCACCGGTTGCTCGTCACCGAGGGCGTCCTCTTTCCGTCGACGCGCCTGCAGTTTCACTTCATTGATCCGCAGCGACGGGCCCTGGTGCGACAGGCGATGCTCGAGGAGGGCAGGTTGCTGCTTCGGCCGAAGGACGAGTCCTTCGAGAGTGACATCGCCACGCTTGCAGAGATTGTCGATTACTTGGAGTTCTCGCCGCAACGCACGGCGGTGACGCTCGGAGGCATCGAGCGTGTGCGCCTGGTCGGGGTCGAACCGCGCGAGGGACATGCGATGGCGACTTGGAGGCGTGTCGACGAACTCGTCTCCGACTGCATTGCGTGCAACTCGCTCGTCGCCGACATCTTGGGCACGCTCGACCATCTGTCCAAACAGGGCGTGGAGCTTGCCGGCGAGGTGGCGTCGATGGCCGCTGAAGCACGCGACCCTTCTGCGGTGGCCGATATCGTCGGCTCGGTCACCTTCGAGCGCGGCCGCGACCAACTCGAGCACCTGGCCCAGATCAACGTCTATCAACGGTTGGTTGCGGTGCACAGTCGGCTCGTGACGATTGTGAATGCCTGA
- a CDS encoding 2Fe-2S iron-sulfur cluster-binding protein — protein MPKVEFNGHLIECEAGERLRDVLLRAGETPHNDNAQWLNCRGFGTCGTCAVEIVEGTVGEKTARERWRLDFPPHDPSSGLRLACQIRVEDDLKVTKYPGFWGQHTDEEPIR, from the coding sequence ATGCCGAAAGTCGAGTTCAACGGTCATCTTATCGAATGCGAAGCAGGCGAGCGCCTGCGCGACGTACTGCTTCGCGCCGGCGAAACCCCACACAACGACAACGCCCAGTGGCTGAACTGCCGCGGCTTCGGAACTTGCGGCACCTGCGCCGTCGAGATCGTCGAGGGGACCGTCGGCGAGAAGACCGCCCGTGAGCGCTGGCGGCTCGACTTTCCGCCGCACGACCCCTCCTCGGGACTTCGACTCGCTTGCCAGATTCGAGTCGAAGACGACCTGAAGGTCACCAAATACCCGGGCTTCTGGGGACAGCACACGGACGAGGAGCCCATCCGATGA
- a CDS encoding transposase, which yields MPAIDNIRILEDDAFYFVTNRCIEARFLMRPDDDGEMQRICLACLAWAAQKHEVEIFAYVFMSNHFHLLVRAPKMNLSEFMRDFQRELAARLNRHRNRTGTVFPRPFDAPKIIGDDMLLEKLNYIVNNPCLSDAVRHPEDWPGVSSWKSHKTGEAQVGRLIDYEELRRLRRKDPSTPREKAMRSDELVLATLPMWENKTEEEARQLVVTHIEEQATELQKERARKRKSVAGPAKVKRMKWRYIPPAPKRSPRVKCLCADEEKKSAYLEARMTTVDAYKRAMGRWRKGKSQVSFPTGTYPPGLCRCA from the coding sequence ATGCCTGCCATTGACAATATTCGAATCCTCGAAGACGACGCCTTCTACTTTGTGACCAATCGCTGCATCGAGGCGAGGTTCTTGATGCGCCCTGACGATGACGGTGAGATGCAACGCATTTGCCTAGCCTGTCTGGCTTGGGCGGCTCAGAAGCACGAGGTCGAGATCTTCGCCTACGTCTTCATGAGCAATCACTTTCACCTGCTCGTACGCGCGCCCAAGATGAACCTGTCCGAGTTCATGCGCGACTTCCAGCGCGAGCTTGCCGCTCGCCTCAACCGCCACAGAAACCGCACCGGCACGGTGTTTCCACGCCCCTTTGATGCGCCCAAGATCATCGGCGATGACATGCTCCTGGAGAAGCTCAACTACATCGTCAACAACCCGTGCCTGTCCGATGCGGTGCGCCACCCCGAGGATTGGCCGGGGGTGTCGTCATGGAAGTCCCACAAGACCGGCGAGGCGCAGGTCGGACGACTCATCGACTACGAAGAGCTGCGCAGACTTCGGCGCAAGGATCCGTCAACTCCGCGCGAAAAGGCCATGCGAAGCGACGAGCTCGTACTCGCAACGCTGCCGATGTGGGAAAACAAAACCGAGGAGGAGGCGCGCCAGCTCGTTGTGACCCACATCGAGGAACAAGCAACCGAACTGCAAAAAGAGCGCGCTCGAAAAAGAAAGAGCGTCGCGGGCCCCGCCAAGGTCAAGCGCATGAAGTGGAGGTATATCCCGCCCGCGCCCAAGCGCTCTCCTCGAGTCAAATGCCTTTGCGCCGACGAGGAGAAGAAGAGTGCGTACTTGGAGGCTCGCATGACCACCGTCGACGCCTATAAACGGGCGATGGGAAGGTGGCGAAAAGGTAAGTCGCAGGTGAGCTTCCCCACGGGGACGTATCCACCGGGGCTGTGCCGGTGCGCGTGA
- a CDS encoding class I SAM-dependent methyltransferase, with translation MLTRSKHGANFMGDRTFDILLDIHHGLPRQGPGDDMCTRRALAMFDGLPAAPDVLDVGCGPGMQTLALAEALGSEVTAVDIFDVFLDELRDRAQERGLDAMVHPVKASMDAMPFADASFDLIWAEGSAYVMGVGEALQAWRPLLRDGGCIAFTEMVWLVDEPPAEAASFFGQEYPAMTDVPTNLQLIRDAGYEVVGHFTLPDSAWWDNYYAPLEARLPEMRRKYADDPQGLDMIAASQREIDVRRQFPDAYGYEFFVAKSTYMT, from the coding sequence ATGCTCACCCGTTCGAAGCACGGGGCGAATTTCATGGGCGATCGAACGTTCGACATTCTGCTCGACATTCACCACGGCTTGCCGCGTCAGGGGCCGGGCGACGACATGTGTACGCGTCGTGCGCTTGCCATGTTCGACGGGCTACCCGCAGCCCCCGACGTGCTCGACGTAGGTTGTGGGCCGGGGATGCAGACACTCGCGCTCGCCGAGGCTCTCGGTTCAGAGGTCACGGCGGTCGATATCTTCGACGTGTTTCTCGACGAGTTGCGCGACCGCGCCCAGGAGCGGGGACTCGATGCGATGGTGCACCCGGTCAAGGCGTCGATGGATGCCATGCCCTTTGCGGATGCTTCCTTCGACCTCATCTGGGCGGAGGGTTCCGCCTATGTCATGGGCGTCGGCGAGGCGCTTCAGGCGTGGCGGCCGCTCCTTCGGGATGGCGGCTGCATCGCCTTCACCGAGATGGTCTGGCTCGTCGATGAGCCGCCCGCCGAAGCCGCCTCCTTCTTCGGGCAGGAGTACCCGGCGATGACCGACGTGCCCACTAACCTGCAGCTCATCCGAGATGCCGGCTACGAGGTCGTCGGGCATTTCACCCTCCCTGACTCGGCGTGGTGGGACAACTACTACGCGCCGCTCGAGGCGCGACTGCCCGAGATGCGACGCAAATATGCCGACGACCCGCAAGGGTTGGACATGATCGCGGCGAGTCAGCGCGAGATTGACGTGCGCCGACAGTTTCCAGATGCATACGGCTACGAATTCTTCGTGGCAAAGTCCACCTATATGACATAG